From Malaya genurostris strain Urasoe2022 chromosome 2, Malgen_1.1, whole genome shotgun sequence:
tgttatttctattcggctagcaagtgcgacTGCATGAATTTATATGAACCACTTACCAGCTAAGCTATGATGCGTGCTTCCATGGCCCAGTCGACTAATGgaagtgagtgaaatccattttggtatatatgaccactatttccggaacttccggaaccggataccggaaaccaggatacccggaatcggtttgtttagttgcctactgataatgactatcgatttgtgtgtttttgagaccagtttagaaattttttttacgtatattgtttcgccgatttaagtgacggtgtacaatatgtaacacattttaccctacaactccggagccggaagtcgaatccaaatgaatttaaggaattccgtatgggaccgtgaaacctttcattagaatctaagtttgtggaaatcggttcagccatctccgagaaaacctagtgagattatttgacacatacacacacagacattgctcagctcgatgaactgagttgaatggtatatgacagttggccctccgggccaattttcactagtcggtttttcaaatgattgcataacctttctatatgagaaaggcaaaaaggatttgtcaaaaccttcaaaataggcttccgtttcggcAACAACCTTAGCATTCGACGAagatttctttccctggagaaaccttttcagatttggaaatagataatagtcgctgggggccaggtctgtagaatacgggggatgcttttatgcatgaacGCGCTtgtgcgtctttttccatagcttgatgcaAACTAGAACTCGTATGACACGATCAGCAATTATTCAGAAATCGCGCTCGTTCAAAAATGTTCAacaatttttcttcttttccaGTAGCTTCCCCATAGAACCATGCGGTTAATCATCCTGGACACTTCCGACTATGTCGGCGAATGGTCGGCCAAGTACGTGATGAAGCGCATCAATGATTTCAAAGCTGGCCCGGACAACTTCTTTACGCTGGGGCTACCGACCGGATCCACACCACTTGGCCTGTATCGGAATCTGATCAAGTTCCACAAGGAGGGTAAAATATCCTTCAAATACGTGAAAACCTTCAACATGGACGAGTACGTCGACCTACCGCGGGATCACCCGGAAAGCTACCACTACTTTATGTGgcacaattttttcaaacatatCGACATCGATCCGGTCAACGTGCACATTCTGGACGGGAATGCACCGGACTTGGTGGCGGAGTGCAACGCCTTCGAGGATAAAATCAAGGCCGCCGGTGGAATTGAACTGTTCATTGGAGGAATCGGTCCGGACGGGCACATTGCATTCAACGAACCGGGATCGTCGCTAGTTTCGAGGACTCGTGTGAAAACGTTGGCCCAGGACACACTGGAGGCGAATGCCCGATTCTTCGGAAACGACATGAGTAAGGTACCGAAGCAGGCCCTTACCGTGGGTGTTGGCACCGTGATGGATGCCCGGGAGGTGATGATCCTGATCACCGGTGCGCACAAAGCTTTCGCCCTGTACAAAGCCATCGAGGAGGGAGTAAATCACATGTGGACCGTCAGTGCCTTCCAGCAGCATCCGCATACGATAATGATTTGCGACGAGGATGCCACACTGGAACTCCGAGTAAAAACGGTCAAATACTTCAAGGTGAGTGTAGGGTTCATTTGAAATTGTTGGCTGAAGCTTTTTACTGTTTGGTGAAAGGAATGGCAAATGGAATCTTCTCTTTGGTGGTGGTGGTTTTCTGTTTCTATTATCTCTGTTACAAAATCACACAACAAATCTTTCTAACTGGAATTACTGGTGATGGCTATCAATTTGCATCATGAGAATTATCGAAACATTCccaattttttctgttttctcaATTTCCATGTTGATGACCACGATTTTAAAATGACTAGGCCCTTAGTAGTGTTCATCACAAATTGATTGAGGAAGATGCTAGCGACGTACGAATGCTCAAATGAACGCCCATCGTTTCAAACATCCTACACAATCTACTTATAAAAGCTATACATTCCTCAATATTGGCCCTACTTTTTACCCAATCAAGTGCAAATGGATTCGAAATTGGTCTTCCAGGGATAATTTAGACAAGAAACATTTTTGTTATCACCATAAAAAGCTTCGAGCCCATCAAACATCAAACGGTAAATTCGACTACTCAGATTCTTGATTCAGTTGCAGACCAAAAAAGGGCAGCGTTGAGCGAGTTTGTTTCGGATTCGGACAGTGAATGTGTTAAAAGTTTATGCACAAAACACATCCCTTTTGGATTATATCGTGACCGAAGAAATAGACCGACATCGGCG
This genomic window contains:
- the LOC131431881 gene encoding glucosamine-6-phosphate isomerase isoform X1 is translated as MRLIILDTSDYVGEWSAKYVMKRINDFKAGPDNFFTLGLPTGSTPLGLYRNLIKFHKEGKISFKYVKTFNMDEYVDLPRDHPESYHYFMWHNFFKHIDIDPVNVHILDGNAPDLVAECNAFEDKIKAAGGIELFIGGIGPDGHIAFNEPGSSLVSRTRVKTLAQDTLEANARFFGNDMSKVPKQALTVGVGTVMDAREVMILITGAHKAFALYKAIEEGVNHMWTVSAFQQHPHTIMICDEDATLELRVKTVKYFKDCYILASAGGDAIAGATRPN
- the LOC131431881 gene encoding glucosamine-6-phosphate isomerase isoform X2, which encodes MRLIILDTSDYVGEWSAKYVMKRINDFKAGPDNFFTLGLPTGSTPLGLYRNLIKFHKEGKISFKYVKTFNMDEYVDLPRDHPESYHYFMWHNFFKHIDIDPVNVHILDGNAPDLVAECNAFEDKIKAAGGIELFIGGIGPDGHIAFNEPGSSLVSRTRVKTLAQDTLEANARFFGNDMSKVPKQALTVGVGTVMDAREVMILITGAHKAFALYKAIEEGVNHMWTVSAFQQHPHTIMICDEDATLELRVKTVKYFKSLYDVHSKLIEGA